The Coregonus clupeaformis isolate EN_2021a chromosome 37, ASM2061545v1, whole genome shotgun sequence sequence cactcctcagtaaaaggcacatgatagcccgcttggagtttgcctaaaggcacctaaaggactctcagaccatgataaacaagattctcttgtctgatgaaaccaagattgcactctttagcctgaatgccaagtgtcacgtctggaggaaacctggcaccatccctacgctgaagcatggtggtggcagcatcatgctgtggggatgtttttcagcggcagggactggaagactaatcagggaaagatgaacggagcaaagttcaGAGAGATCCTTTCTCCAGAgaaaaacctactccagagctctcaggacctcaaactggggcgaaggttcaccttccaacaggacaacgaccctaagcacacagccaagacaacgcaggagtaggcgggacaagtctctgaatgtccttgagtggcccagccagagcccggacttgaacccaatcgaacatctctggagagacctgaaaatagctgtgcagcgacgctcccatccaacctgacagagcttgagaggatctgcagagaagaatgggagaaactccccaaatacaggtgtgagaAGCtcgtagtgtcatacccaagaagactcgctgccaaaagtgcttcaacaaagtactgagtaaaagggtctgaatactaaaaacctgtttttgctttgtcattatggggtattgtgtataaattggtgagggggaaaaacagtttaattcattttagaataaggctgtaatgtaacaaaatgtggaaagattgGTTTGCTCACCAATTTAAAATTCATAAattgggacaaacaccaaattgaaattctgcaaaaatatcctctgtgtataacgtaaaaaaaaaacaaataatgcatgcagagcagaattaggatgaTACCCACTAAttacaaaatccagaaaagagccgttaaattctacaaccacctaaaaggaagcgattcccataccttacataacaaagccatcacctacagagagattaacctagagaagagtcccctaagtaagctgtgGGCACCGAGTGGcatcgaatccaggctctgtcgcgaccgggagacccatgggcggcgcacaattggcccagcaggaatggccggcagggatgtagctcagttggtagagcatggcgtttgcaacgccagggttgtgggttcaattcccacggggggccagtatgaagaagaaaaaaaaatgtatgcactcactaactgtaagtcgctctggataagagcatctgctaaaatgtaaatgtaagctggctctgttcacaaacacaaacagactccacagagccccaagacagcaacacaattagacccaaccaaatcatgaaatcatgagaaaactaaaagataataACTTGActcattggaaagaattaaccaaaaaacagagcaaactggaatgctatttggccctaaacagagagtacacagtggcagaatacctgaccactgtgactgacccaaacttaagggaagttttgactatgtacagactcagtgagcatagccttgctattgagaaaggccgacgtagcagacctggctctcaagagaagacaggatatGTGCACAATGCCCAcaaaatgatgtggaaactgagctacacttcctaacttcctgctaaatgtatgaccatattagagacacatacttccctcagattgcacagacccacaaagaattcgaaaacaaatccaatttggataaactcccatatatattaggtaaaataccacagtgtgcaatcacagcagccagatgtgtgacctgttgcgacaagaaaagggcaaccagtgaagaacaaacaccattgtaaatacaacctatatttatgttgatttattttcctttttgtactttaactatttgcacatcattacaacactgtacatagacataatatgacacttgaaatgtctttattatttttgaacttttgtgagtgtaatgtttactgttagttttttaattgtttaattcacttttgtttatcatctatttcacttgctttggcaatgtaaacatatgtttcccatgccaatgaagAATAGGGAGGGATAAAAGAGAGGAGGGTGGTGAAGGCAACTTTGTACAGTGGAGGCAATCGGCCTGAACCTCAGTGGCCTGAATCGATGTATTACTCCGGGGCTATAGATGGCAGTCTTGATTGCATGTGCCAGTGACAACCTACAATGCGTTGTTGGCGCCAGAAGATCAGTGGCGCAAGCTctccagaaagagagagagaggaagacattgCAGACAGTCGCAAGCAAGCATCCAGGAGCAATCGGTTGTGCAGAGCCCATAAACTTTTTGTTTCATCATAACCCGAAGACAAAGAGGTGGGTACCCTGCGGACCTATACTAATTAATCTCCCAATCAGCTGTCTGTTTAGGTTGCGTATTAACAGGCTAGGATTAGGTGATCATTGTGTACAcgcttatttttttattcagaTATCTAGTTAagttatttatatattcttaaattctgCCCAAAATTATTACACTATCAAATTTTATTTTACTTCAGTGATTCATTTTCACCCAGTGATGGTTCCAAGAAAATGAACCTCGGGCCCCCTATGTGCTTGCTGGCTAGGAAGATAGCCAGCTAGTTAGCTTGATATCTAGGCTAGGTAGCCTGCTATCAATGTACGCTAGCGCAGTAGTTCGCGAGGCTAGGCCATATTGAATATGGGCTGAAAATATGCTCATGGAATGTTGTCGCATCTCGAGGACATTTTGGGTAGCTTGTTGCTCGAGCGTTCTCAATCTTACAATACATTGGTAAATTGAATCAACTGCGATTATACAGTCATTCGTCTTGTGTGTATTTTATGATTTCTAAGGCATTTGAGCCGTGCTTTGTTATGCATTGTTATATAAGATGGGGTCGCCTTTCCCGGGCTTTTTAGCGAGGCGAGAACTCCTCGCCCGGATAATGTTAGCCATCTTTGTTTCAGGCTGATTTTAACGGATTATAGCGAAAAACTACCCCGTCTGCACCTCGGTGTTGTATATTTGGGTTGTATACATCTAGTTTTCTCCTCTTGTTGCTCAACCTACCGTTACTTGAATATGGATTTTGTAATACTTTTGGAAAGCCCTTCGTAGTTCTGAAATGCGCTTTGAAGGGCGGAAGCTAGCGTAGCGGCAGCCATCTTATGTTTCCCTGGCTAACTGGAAAGTGGTGGTGTGGCAAAGACAAGATGGCCTGTTAAAACTGCGCACAAGCTCTGTCAGAATTTCCGCGTTCGTTATTGTATTCCTAACCATGAAAAAATGACTTCGGTGAATGTAAGGTTTGTTGCACATATGTGGGGGAAACTCTTGATTTGTTGATCAACCATGCGGCTAActaactagccagctagttaTCAGCTACAAAGCTAGTTAGCGCGCTAACTCGACAAACATTAGCCGCTAACAATGCTGTATCGTCGTTAAGTTGTTTTCCCCCTAccctagccagctaactagcgggCTAATGTTGGCTATGTAGCCAATTTGGTAAATGTTATCATCTGTTGGTCTAGCTAGTTAAAGAGTGTGTTTAGACTATTTTCAGCCATTTCAAATAATGTTTAGTTAACTTAAGGCTTCTGTGAAGCCCGCGTCCATCTTTTATATCGGTTCTTGCATAGTCATTGCATGTTTTCCATTCTGCCTCTGCCTAGATAGCCAGGTAGCCGCAGCTCTTGCGCATAACTTTGGTGCTAAATAACATTTAGCCCGCTAGATGGCAATTTATAGCCAGCTAACGAAGCATTAATATGCACCTCAACTGTTTAAAATAATTTATAAATTCGTGAAATGTCTGCCCTTTGTTAGAGTACGGAAAACACCCTTCGTCTCTGCAGAATGAATACCAGTATTTTGTCATGTTATTTTGTCCTGTGTATTGTTGACACTGGTACTTCTGTCACTTGGGCTAGTTAGCCTTAAATTATTGCTAGCTGGGGGTCTTGGCTGGCTAGTTATCTGGCTAATAACAAGTGTCATAGTGCTATGGCTCCTTAGAGTTTCAGATGTTTTCTTGATTTTTATTGCACAAAAAACGGAATAGTATTCTGCAAACGTTATTCACCCCTTTTACTGCAAGGATAATACATATTTGAATCTATTATAACTATTACACCAGCAGCTCTGTGCTTTTAGTATCAGCAGCATTGAACATGTTCTACAGTATTACCGTTAACTTCATTAGCATGGAAACACTTAGTTGAGATGTAAATGATAGCTCAATGTCACATCACTTAATCCCTCTGTATCTTATATTTCTTCCACCTGACaggtctctgactgactgactgactgctgatCTAAGCACTACTACCAACCCAGTTGTGCTCGCCATACTAAGTGGAGCTCTTTCTACCCCAAGTCCCTCTAAGCTTCCCGTCCGGCTCTAAAACGGAGGTCGTTGGGCTGGAGTGTGTTCTCATGGCTGAGTCAGAGACTGAGTGTGACACACCCGGCCTTGACACGCTGGGGTCGGAGTGTGTCATTGCCCACAGCCAGGTTGACCTGCACTACGCGGCCGAGACGGAGATCATGACGGAGGAGAAACGTGGCCTGGAGCTGGAGATCCACGGGGCCGACCTGGCCAAGATCCAAGGGCTCACTGCCGTGGCCTGCGTGGATGCCATCGTCACGGAGACTGACCATGACTACGTGACCAAGCCGGACCACCACGGGGAGATCCAGTGCTTCACCTTGGGGGGCGAGGTCAAGGGGGAGGCGCTGCTGGGAGAGGTGCTGTTAAAAACCGAGACGGAACATGTGGTTAAGGTGGAGTCGGACCACGTGGGGGGCGAGCTGACTGTGGAGTCCGAGAATGGCGTTGTGATCCACGAGGCCCATGGCCTGCAGTGCAACGAGTGCGGAGAGATCTTTGGCAGCATGGCCGACCTGCACCAGCACTTCGAGATCCACAAGGCCACCAACCCTTATATCTGCGTGCACTGCGGCGATAGCTTTGCCGTGGAGTCAAGCCTCAAGCAGCACATGAAGATCCACATGAAGGAGAAAGCGTACGCCACCACAGGCGTGGAGATGGTGGGCAAGGGGGTGATCGACGCTTTCAACCTCAAGTCTCACCAGATGATCCACAGCCCGGAGAAGCCCCACCGTTGCTCGGAGTGCGGCAAGAGCTTTGCGGCGGCCATTACCCTGCGGGAGCACATGAAGATGCACTCGGAGGACAAGCCATACAAGTGCACCCAGTGCAGGAAGAGCTTCATCCGCCGGCGCCACCTCAAGAAGCACCAAGAGCTCCATGCCAGGGAGAAGCCCTTCACCTGTTCCCAGTGCGGAAAGGGCTTCACCACGGCCTCTAGCCTGAAGCAGCACCAGAAGACCCACGCGGGGGACAAGCCCCACCGTTGCACACAGTGCGGGAAGTGCTTCGCTGCAGCTGCCACCCTGCGGGAGCACCAGCGCATCCACTCTGGGGAGAAGCCCTACAAGTGCAACCAGTGCAGGAAGAGCTTTGTCCGCAAGCGCCACCTTAAGAAGCACCAGCTGGTCCACTCGGGTGGGAAACCCTACTCCTGCGCCCAGTGCGACAAGAGCTTCAACCACTCCTCCTCGCTCTCCCGGCACCACAAGGTCCACCTGGAGGCACGCATCTACTCCTCCCCTCCACAGGGCAAGGCCTTCTCCTACGGGTCCACTATGAAGCAGCAGGCAAGGCTGCACCAGGGTGGAGGGGGAGGCGTGGGAGACAAACCGTACACCTGCAACCACTGCGACAAGAGCTTCAATCATTCCTCCTCCTTGTCCCGCCACCAAAGAGTCCACTCGGAGGGGAAGAGCTACACCTGCGGCCACTGTGGGAAGAGGTTCAACCACTCCTCTTCCCTGTCCAGGCACCAGCGTGTTCACCAGGAggagaagcagcagcagcagcagcaggtggtGGTGCAGCAACAGTACAGCGCCGTTCCCTCGACGAAGGGATTCCCCCACACCACCATCCTCAAACAGCGCATCCTGGCCAGCGAGAAGCCATACAGGTGCTCCCAGTGTGGCAAAGGCTTCAACCATTCATCTTCTCTCTCCAGGCATCATAGAATCCACATCGACCAGTGAgatccctacacacacacctactccgtctctcactcacacacagccCTGGCCGACACCCACCCGTGATGTTTCTGTTCTACCAATCTGTCCCGAGCTCCAGACGACAAGGACTGCATCGAATAAAACCAGGCCAGCTCTCCCAGTAACAGTGTAGTGGTCAGGGGCAGAGTTTAACTGTCTCTGTGTGGAGCAGTCGATACTAACGGACAATGACACAACAAAAATATCCTCCTTTTCAAGAGGAGAAAAAGAAGTTCTAGCCTGAACTTATAATAACCCTTTACAGGCGAGCTGTTGGGTTGCTTGACAAGTTCCTTGGACTTTCAGATCAGTTAGTTTTGAATAAATTGTGTGATAGACATTTTGAATGAGCCTGTATTTCTCATTTGTGATTGTGCTTTTCGCTCCAGAACCCCTCTTTTTGATTGCTTTTAAagaaaataaacattattttgataaTCTAGATACATGTTACCCGACTAACGGAGAGAAACTCCTGTAGTTATTTCACTCGTGCATAATTCTCCCCCTATTATATGGAGTGCTTATCCGATCTGACCCTCGTTGAGGTCAATCTCCCACTCTTGGCTACTGATGCAACTTGCTATCGAGTCATACTGTCTTGATGGTATAAATTAGCAATTCTTCaattgtacttttttttttaccccatctTACCACCTGTAAAATCATGACGAAAAGACATAAATCCTAtgtaaataaatgttgatttatCCTTTTTTTTATATATCTGTATAGGTGACTACTGTGCAGTTTTGTTCCAGAAATGAGATGTTTTTTTATAGTAACATCCACGtaatctctcccctcccttctccattttcctttttattaattgtttttgtTACAGAGCTACCAGGAAATGTTGCTACTGCTCTCGTATGTACATACTGTCATGTCTCGGATCTGGGTTTCCATCCAGTGTGATGCAGCTCCATGGGGATCAGGTAAAGTGGATCGGTATGTACCCAGTGACATGGTCCATACTGTACAGCTAAAGACTGTGGAGAGCAATACTGCCTCAAGCCACCGTATTTTGTGGTGCAATTAACACATGACAATGAGAAATGGACAAAATGCATCGCAAAAAAATAAAACTATCTGGTAGCGTTATCTGAAGTTGACTTGCGTCTGTTTTAATTGATAATTCCCTATCCAGTTCTCTGTTCCAGCACCAAatgtacattattattattattattattattagatagaCGATGGATGGACTCGGATGTTCAAGAGTTATTTCTTGCTATTGCTTTAGAGACTAATTTGATTAGCAGTGTATAGAATTATAGTTGGCTTCACTGAAGGTTTTCGGAGTAGAAGTTATCAAATCTGACCGTGTAATAATAGCGTAGTGTATACTACCTAGCTAGACTAGAGGTTGCTTTTACTGACAAGACTCTTAATTTTGAACTTCCAGGTTTTCCAAATTCCACAGGATTACGCTTTCTATTTACTGTTtggtgtaaaaaaatatatatctattttaAAAGCTGATGTATTTTTTAAAATACGGTTTGGGTCATTTTGAAAGGGAAAAATAGCTATTATACAGTTTTTTATGGGAGGGAATGTTTTATTTTGAGTAGTCTTTATTCTTTTCCCCTTTGAATAACAATTGTGCTTCAAACAGTAGCATAGGCTTATTCCTTGTGTTAGATAGGTGCCTTATTGCATGCTATGGAAATGTATGCCGAACTGTCATAaaacaaaaacatacaaaaaAAACTTGTTCGGTTTTGGCAACACCTTTTTTCTTATTCAGAACTTACCCCCAACATTTTAAGTTGACGTCATTACTTTATTATTTTTGGGCTTCTATGTATATTATGTGTTTACACATCTTCATTGTCATTTAATTTGCTCTCCTGTCTTTGTTGATTGGCCTCAATGTAGATTTTCTTAGAGGTTGAATTAAGGAAAAAAAGTGAGTTACATTGTTTTTGCTCCCTATATGGCTCGGCTTTCTGTAGAGGTCCCACCCAGCTCCACCTCTCCCCAAATCTCTGAGTGGTACATATATGGATAAATAAAAGTTGACTGTAAACATTGCGTCAATGGTTTCTTTTGTCTGATTTGTCATTTTGATATAAATATAAGTCTGGTAATGAAATTAGTTTGGGATGCCCTAAAAATACGATATTGGGCAGGGCCAATGTAGATATGTTTAATGTTCATGAATCCATGTGATTTTGAAAACTGGTCTTGCCACTTAAATATTTGTGAGAATTTCTGTGTTACGTAAGTGATAATGCTCCCCCCCTCCACACAGACTGCTGTAACCATCAAACCATTGGCTCATTTGAGTTTTGAGAAATGCCTACATTTTTTACTCCTTCCAATTGGGGGCAGTCTTGCCTAAGGTTTGCTTACCTCATAGAAAAATGAAATATAGCCCGCCCTTCTAGTTGTGAAAGTCTCACGGTTTAGcaattactttaaaaaaaaaaaagttaacacGTCACCCATCACTAAACCACCTCGCATTCCTCCATCCACACCATACTCCTAACTCTAGCTTCCCCAGAGGTGGAGCCTCCACCTACACCCAGGACTTAGCTTATCAGCTGTCTGGCAGGTTTTGGTTCGTATCGGCCGTTTCTGAGCGACGTCAATGAACTTGTTTGCTTTTCACTGGAATTCCTCTTAAGTAAAGTCATTTCAGGTGAAAGGGTAGGTAGGTACTACTACTATTGAATGCAAACAAGCCTGGCAGATGGTGCTGAAAAGCTAAGCCCTAGGTGCTGATGGAGGCTCAAGTGACGAGGGGTAACTGGAGGAGCGAGAAAATGTTTTACCCACACATTCAGTGAGGCGGTGGCTTGTGGTACATAAATATTTATATGTGTTACACATGGCTACAAGGAAAGatgtcaaaaataataataatacagtactgAGTACTTTTGTCATTTCAGGCCAAGTGGAATGTAGTGGAAAAACCATGCCAACTCATAGTACAACCTCTTACATCCACACCACCTATTGACTGATCATGCATTCATCACAGCAGATTCACTAGTCGTTAGCTGAATACATCTCAGGATATATTTGTTGATAAATGTTATATACAGAATGGGGGGAAATAAAATATACAAGGACGTCCACTGGGGCAGGTCTGGACGACTGGATAAATAACCAGCATAGACAATGAGGAAAAGCTAGGTGTTCACAGCAGGTTAATGACagcagtgggggaaaaaacagATGCTATAAGTCCAAGAAGACTGGGGCTGTGATCCCGATATCTGATAGCACGTTCTTCCTACTTCCCACGCTTTTTGATGGCGGAACAGACGGAGCTGCATCAGGGAGCTGCGTAAGGGAGCTCAATGTCCCTCCCTCGGAGATGCATCTGGGGGCCTATGGTTTCTTATACGTTCATGACTGGTGTGAGCTGTAGCAAAGAGCTCTGTGGTCTCATGGCGGAGCTTTTGGAGTGCAGTTTCTCCAGGTTCTGTAGGAAACCTCTTCTCTTTAGACCCTCCAGAATCACTGTGTTGTTGGTCGCCAGAGTCACACGGGTCCTGTAGGGAGAAACATAGAAGAACCGGGTGTAAATGCATAGTATAAATTATTATAAAATGCATTTGCACACAAAATGCTCCTGTGGGGAGATTAACCATATCACTAAGATAGAAATACGATATGCAATACACTAATAGACACACTCACATTCACTAAGTATACTGTGAAATTCAGGGTGAAAAAACGACTCTTCACCACAAAAGGGAAAATGCCAAGTCCTTATAAAGTTCATGGCAAAACTTCTTCCCTTTTCCACTCTTTCAATGTTAAATGTGAGGGTTTACCCATTCATAAGTAACTACATTAATCACGGTAATCATCCCCCTCTGTCTAAACACTGCCTGGTGTAATTGGCTACGGGGTGTTTGTTCAGCTTTATCTCCATTTACAtgaaaagggaagagagagaagtcaCACCGCCGACCAGGGCCATGGGTCATCTAACTACCTCCAGCCTCAGCTTATTTTCACTGCAGCTCCACATTCCTCCACCCTCCCTGGGCCAGCGCTATAGGCCCTGTAGCCTTTACCTCAGTCACAGAGAGAGGTTTACAGCTGGAAAAAGGGGTCTAGGTCGCAGGTGAGAAGACAAATAAACAGGGGATTTAAGGGCTAAGTACCTCTGTGTGTTTCTGGCAGACTGGGACCTTAGGACAGAAGAGGAGAGTATGGGAGGAGGATAGGTACTGCTGCCTAGAAGAGTTCTACTGAGATAACATTACTAATGAAGGCCATTCCTGGGGCATATTCATTAAGGGAGAAGAGAAGATATAAGAGTATTTTGTCTTTCGTAAAAATACTAATGCTGGTGAATATCATGGTCATTTAATAATACCTAGCTAGTGCCAAATTGTCACAATCACTCCACAAAATATAATGAGACCTTTTGTTAAAAGTGGTATAACTGCAATCCATTAATGTTCGATGATGATCATCAACATTTGAATACAAAGAAACTCACCGTGGCGAGTCTATCCCGCTGTCTCCAGTGTTGCTCTGACTCTCCCCCGCCTCCCCCattatctctccccctccagctccacTGGGCATGCCCAGACTGATACTGGAGCTCTGAGGgcctcctctctccccaagggTCTCAAagcccccctcttcctcctcctcttcctctactccGCACCCCCAGTGAGCCGACTCCCCATCCCCCTCATCTGCTGACTTATGGAGGGTCTCAGTGTCCGACTCCACCTCGCTGGTCTGGCAGTAGTCAAAGATGCTGCTGTCTGCCACCCCAGCAAGCTCCAAACCCTCCAGGGAGAGGCTGGCGTCGCGTCTCTCCCCAAGGATCGGG is a genomic window containing:
- the LOC121553779 gene encoding zinc finger protein 883 codes for the protein MAESETECDTPGLDTLGSECVIAHSQVDLHYAAETEIMTEEKRGLELEIHGADLAKIQGLTAVACVDAIVTETDHDYVTKPDHHGEIQCFTLGGEVKGEALLGEVLLKTETEHVVKVESDHVGGELTVESENGVVIHEAHGLQCNECGEIFGSMADLHQHFEIHKATNPYICVHCGDSFAVESSLKQHMKIHMKEKAYATTGVEMVGKGVIDAFNLKSHQMIHSPEKPHRCSECGKSFAAAITLREHMKMHSEDKPYKCTQCRKSFIRRRHLKKHQELHAREKPFTCSQCGKGFTTASSLKQHQKTHAGDKPHRCTQCGKCFAAAATLREHQRIHSGEKPYKCNQCRKSFVRKRHLKKHQLVHSGGKPYSCAQCDKSFNHSSSLSRHHKVHLEARIYSSPPQGKAFSYGSTMKQQARLHQGGGGGVGDKPYTCNHCDKSFNHSSSLSRHQRVHSEGKSYTCGHCGKRFNHSSSLSRHQRVHQEEKQQQQQQVVVQQQYSAVPSTKGFPHTTILKQRILASEKPYRCSQCGKGFNHSSSLSRHHRIHIDQ